Proteins from one Corynebacterium epidermidicanis genomic window:
- a CDS encoding DUF1707 SHOCT-like domain-containing protein, which translates to MPADNIRLSDADRARAMEALGTYFAEGRLTVTEFEERSGKAATATTAGELTPLFDDLPGGMPTATPIASASTELATLKRKRDISRAVESSAGIVAFGLFLVLQFVFNLNYAWVPFLLIPMAVGGSRKFLGLSEEEEKLLKVLERKQVQEQAKRLEGS; encoded by the coding sequence ATGCCTGCCGACAACATTCGTCTTTCCGACGCCGACCGCGCCCGCGCGATGGAAGCGCTCGGCACCTACTTCGCCGAGGGGCGCCTGACCGTGACTGAATTCGAGGAACGCAGCGGGAAAGCAGCGACGGCCACCACCGCTGGGGAACTCACCCCGCTTTTCGACGACCTTCCCGGCGGCATGCCAACCGCCACCCCGATTGCATCCGCGTCTACCGAGCTAGCTACTTTGAAACGCAAGCGTGACATCTCTAGGGCAGTAGAATCCAGCGCCGGGATTGTTGCTTTCGGGCTCTTCCTTGTGCTGCAATTTGTTTTTAATCTGAACTACGCCTGGGTGCCATTCTTGCTGATCCCCATGGCAGTGGGTGGATCGCGCAAATTCCTCGGGCTCAGCGAGGAAGAAGAAAAGCTACTCAAAGTGCTCGAACGCAAGCAGGTGCAGGAACAAGCGAAACGGCTGGAGGGCTCTTAG
- a CDS encoding UvrD-helicase domain-containing protein yields MNSASPFSGNQRVTRPSEPAADRASISSADAFGSVEDLTAGLNPQQKAAVEHRGVPLLIVAGAGSGKTAVLTRRIAYLLRGGVHPSQILAITFTNKAANEMRERVMGLVGPVAERMWVSTFHSTCVRILRQQAALVDGLNTNFTIYDSDDSKRLLTMIAKDMQLDAKRFSARGLATAISNHKNELVGVAQAQEEAGGEPYATTVATVYGEYQRRLRAANAVDFDDLIGEVVRIFQEHPEVADHYRRRFRHVLIDEYQDTNHAQYVLVSLLVGRPSTDPFAVPPAELAVVGDADQSIYAFRGATIRNIEEFEHDYPEARTILLEQNYRSTQTILSAANAVISQNENRREKKLWTALGEGEPIIGYVADNEHDEARFVSAEIDSLVDSGMNFGDIAIMYRTNNSSRALEDVFMRAGIPYKVVGGTRFYERKEIRDIVAYLRVLDNPGDEMSLRRIINTPRRGIGDRALAFIALHAENTGISFAEALVDAANGDVTMLGGRGRNAVAKFVDMMNGLREQASTRIDSVTQLPNIGAVVSDVLDVTGYKAELEASNDPQDGARLDNLNELVSIAREFSSEAANLLAFEEMDGETYDPEEGEPAPGSLQAFLERVSLVADADQIPDNDEASQGVVTLMTLHTAKGLEFPVVFVTGWEDGQFPHLRALGDAKELAEERRLAYVGITRARQRLYLTRTMLRSSWGNPVAHPASRFLSEIPSDLIDWKREEPENSYGAGWGAGGSGGSGWGAGGSSWGAGGSSWGSAGTGLGSDGWNSGGRGARGAQSKKPTLPKAPKKNNNLTLVAGDRVVHEKYGLGTVVSCEGTGPRATAIIDFGSAGTVRLMLIGGVPMEKL; encoded by the coding sequence ATGAATTCAGCCTCTCCGTTTTCGGGTAATCAGCGTGTCACACGTCCATCAGAGCCGGCGGCCGACCGGGCGTCGATAAGCTCTGCTGACGCCTTCGGCTCAGTGGAGGATCTCACTGCGGGTTTGAACCCGCAGCAAAAAGCTGCCGTCGAGCATCGTGGCGTGCCGCTGTTGATCGTGGCGGGCGCCGGGTCGGGCAAAACCGCGGTGCTCACCCGGCGCATCGCGTACCTGCTGCGCGGTGGGGTGCATCCGAGCCAGATCCTGGCTATTACGTTCACCAACAAAGCCGCCAATGAAATGCGCGAGCGTGTGATGGGGCTGGTGGGTCCGGTCGCGGAACGGATGTGGGTCTCGACGTTCCACTCGACCTGCGTGCGCATCCTGCGGCAGCAAGCTGCGCTTGTCGACGGCCTGAACACGAACTTCACCATTTATGACTCCGACGACTCCAAGCGATTGCTAACGATGATCGCGAAGGACATGCAGCTCGACGCGAAACGCTTCAGTGCCCGCGGCCTGGCCACGGCGATCTCGAATCACAAAAATGAGCTGGTGGGCGTGGCGCAGGCCCAGGAGGAGGCTGGGGGAGAGCCGTATGCCACCACGGTCGCGACGGTCTACGGTGAGTACCAACGTCGCCTCCGGGCCGCCAACGCGGTTGATTTCGATGACCTGATCGGCGAGGTAGTCCGCATTTTCCAGGAGCACCCAGAGGTAGCCGATCACTACCGCAGGCGCTTCCGCCACGTGCTCATTGACGAATACCAGGACACCAACCACGCCCAATACGTCCTGGTTTCCCTCCTCGTCGGCCGCCCTTCGACCGATCCTTTTGCGGTGCCACCTGCCGAACTCGCAGTGGTGGGCGATGCCGACCAGTCAATCTATGCCTTCCGTGGTGCCACCATCCGCAACATCGAAGAATTTGAGCACGACTATCCGGAAGCACGGACCATCCTGCTCGAGCAAAATTATCGTTCCACTCAGACGATTCTGTCCGCTGCAAACGCGGTGATCTCCCAGAATGAGAACCGTCGGGAAAAGAAACTATGGACCGCGCTGGGCGAAGGAGAGCCGATCATCGGTTACGTCGCCGACAACGAGCACGACGAGGCGCGTTTCGTGTCCGCCGAAATCGATTCCTTGGTGGATTCCGGGATGAATTTTGGTGACATCGCCATCATGTACCGCACCAACAATTCCTCCCGCGCGCTGGAAGATGTGTTCATGCGGGCAGGAATCCCATACAAGGTGGTCGGAGGCACCCGCTTCTACGAGCGTAAAGAAATCCGCGACATCGTCGCTTACCTGCGTGTGTTGGACAATCCCGGCGACGAGATGTCGCTGCGTCGTATCATCAACACACCGCGACGAGGAATCGGCGACCGCGCGCTCGCATTCATCGCCCTCCACGCCGAAAACACCGGGATTTCCTTCGCCGAGGCGCTTGTCGACGCCGCGAACGGCGACGTCACCATGCTGGGCGGGCGGGGGCGTAATGCCGTGGCCAAATTCGTAGACATGATGAACGGTTTGCGCGAGCAAGCCAGCACCCGCATTGACTCAGTGACCCAGCTACCGAACATTGGCGCGGTGGTCTCCGATGTTCTCGACGTCACAGGCTACAAGGCGGAGCTGGAGGCGTCTAACGATCCACAGGACGGCGCACGACTCGACAACCTCAATGAGTTGGTGTCCATCGCGCGGGAGTTTTCTTCGGAGGCAGCTAACTTGCTTGCTTTCGAAGAAATGGATGGCGAGACCTATGACCCGGAGGAAGGTGAGCCGGCGCCGGGGTCTTTGCAGGCGTTCCTCGAACGCGTCTCCCTGGTTGCTGACGCTGACCAGATCCCGGACAACGATGAAGCCAGCCAGGGCGTGGTCACCTTAATGACGCTCCACACTGCAAAGGGACTCGAGTTTCCGGTGGTTTTTGTTACCGGCTGGGAGGACGGACAGTTCCCGCATTTGCGGGCGCTGGGCGACGCCAAAGAGTTGGCAGAAGAACGCCGCCTAGCCTATGTAGGCATTACGCGCGCCCGACAGCGCCTGTACCTGACCAGAACGATGCTGCGCAGCTCCTGGGGCAATCCGGTAGCACATCCGGCCTCCCGATTCTTGAGTGAGATCCCGTCGGACCTCATCGACTGGAAACGGGAAGAGCCCGAAAACTCTTATGGGGCCGGCTGGGGCGCTGGCGGGTCTGGTGGCTCCGGCTGGGGCGCTGGCGGGTCTAGCTGGGGCGCTGGCGGGTCTAGCTGGGGTAGTGCCGGGACTGGGCTTGGTAGCGACGGCTGGAATTCCGGTGGCCGAGGTGCACGCGGGGCACAGTCAAAGAAACCAACTTTGCCGAAGGCACCAAAGAAGAACAACAATCTCACTTTGGTAGCTGGGGACCGGGTTGTGCACGAAAAGTACGGGCTCGGCACGGTGGTCTCCTGTGAGGGGACGGGGCCACGGGCAACGGCGATTATCGACTTCGGCTCGGCAGGGACCGTGCGGTTGATGCTGATCGGCGGGGTGCCGATGGAAAAGCTCTAG
- a CDS encoding bifunctional metallophosphatase/5'-nucleotidase, which yields MIPKSKLGTLSVGVVCALAAQHAAVANAQTAPVKFNVTAITDFHGHFEQTTKKTGEVVDPGAAVLACMVPKLADGNPQAFVSSGDNIGGSSFSSALLQDAPTMEMLNAMGLEASAVGNHEFDKGFSDLTGRVGINGDGEAKFPYLGGNITGDNPDLKSYVVKDLNGVKVAFVGTVTDTTPQIVAADAVTGLNFANPLEVTNQLATELKKSGEADVVVALIHEGNLTAAQFGPDVDAALGGHTHLVGNEKITRADGSPFVWAQAGSFGRNIADLDFTFDPATKKLIDIQSQVVDAATMMQECGTTPNASIQAIVDKAVAAAATEGNRAVTTLNHDFLRGLNESQLANLIAEATKQGIADKTSVKPDLGLINPGGVRADLFAGEVTYKEVFDVQPFANDMTYATLSGAEIKQVLEQQWQPKNGNETTTMLGWSNNFSYTFDVTRPKGNRITSISVDGQPIDPTRNYVVAAGAFLLNGGDGFTALKNGTMASSGLLDVDLFATYLSDHPDVTPRTSQVATGVHFANQPEPGKPLNIELNSLALEHGESATSVTATLGEATSSAPINQAGGDASAATLGTATLTLNVPADLRGIQMVTITTDAGTKVMVPIDLGAGAPAEPTKPGDNKLTQPGGVDGSIMAVKIGSGLIMGVGLLFSALVGIGISMNPAKSAQVREAIDRAIREFQSRIAAMSH from the coding sequence ATGATCCCAAAGTCCAAGCTCGGCACCCTATCTGTGGGTGTCGTTTGCGCACTCGCAGCCCAGCACGCAGCAGTAGCGAATGCACAGACCGCGCCGGTGAAGTTCAACGTCACCGCGATCACCGACTTCCACGGCCACTTCGAGCAAACCACAAAGAAGACCGGTGAGGTCGTCGACCCGGGTGCTGCCGTGTTGGCGTGCATGGTGCCTAAGCTTGCCGACGGCAATCCCCAGGCATTCGTCTCCTCGGGAGACAACATTGGCGGGTCCTCATTTTCCTCGGCATTGCTGCAGGACGCCCCAACCATGGAGATGCTGAATGCGATGGGGCTCGAAGCATCCGCGGTGGGCAACCACGAATTTGATAAGGGATTTTCGGATCTTACCGGTCGGGTCGGTATCAACGGCGATGGCGAAGCGAAGTTCCCTTACCTCGGTGGCAACATCACTGGCGACAACCCGGACCTGAAGTCTTATGTGGTCAAGGACTTAAACGGCGTGAAAGTGGCGTTCGTCGGTACAGTGACGGACACGACCCCTCAGATCGTGGCCGCGGACGCCGTCACGGGCCTAAATTTTGCGAACCCGCTCGAAGTGACGAACCAACTGGCAACCGAGTTGAAGAAGTCGGGCGAAGCAGACGTGGTGGTTGCCCTGATCCACGAAGGAAACCTCACTGCAGCCCAGTTCGGGCCGGACGTTGACGCTGCCCTCGGCGGGCACACCCACCTGGTGGGCAATGAGAAGATCACGCGTGCCGACGGCTCGCCGTTCGTGTGGGCACAAGCCGGCAGCTTCGGCCGTAACATCGCTGACCTGGACTTCACGTTTGATCCCGCGACGAAGAAACTCATCGATATCCAGTCGCAGGTGGTTGATGCGGCAACCATGATGCAAGAATGCGGTACCACCCCGAATGCGTCGATCCAGGCGATCGTCGATAAGGCAGTGGCGGCTGCCGCCACCGAGGGCAACCGCGCGGTGACCACCCTCAACCACGACTTCCTTCGTGGACTGAATGAGTCCCAACTGGCCAACCTCATCGCAGAAGCGACGAAGCAGGGCATCGCGGATAAGACTTCCGTGAAGCCAGATCTTGGCCTGATCAACCCCGGCGGCGTGCGCGCAGACCTCTTTGCCGGAGAGGTGACCTACAAGGAAGTCTTCGACGTACAACCTTTTGCTAACGACATGACCTACGCCACCCTCAGTGGCGCTGAGATCAAGCAGGTGCTGGAACAGCAATGGCAGCCGAAGAACGGCAACGAGACCACCACCATGCTCGGTTGGTCTAACAACTTCTCCTACACCTTCGACGTCACCCGCCCGAAGGGGAACCGCATCACGTCGATCAGCGTAGACGGCCAGCCCATCGACCCGACCCGCAACTACGTTGTCGCCGCCGGCGCGTTCCTGCTCAACGGTGGCGATGGCTTCACTGCACTCAAGAACGGCACCATGGCCTCGTCCGGGCTTCTCGACGTCGACCTGTTCGCCACCTACCTGTCCGACCACCCAGACGTAACGCCACGCACGTCGCAGGTTGCCACGGGAGTGCATTTCGCCAACCAGCCTGAGCCAGGTAAACCGCTGAACATCGAGCTGAACTCGCTGGCTTTAGAGCATGGCGAGTCCGCCACGTCTGTCACAGCAACCCTAGGTGAGGCAACCAGCAGCGCGCCGATCAACCAAGCCGGCGGTGACGCGAGCGCCGCGACCTTGGGCACCGCCACCCTCACCCTAAATGTTCCTGCTGACCTGCGAGGAATCCAGATGGTGACCATCACGACCGATGCCGGTACGAAGGTGATGGTTCCTATCGACCTCGGCGCAGGCGCACCCGCCGAACCGACCAAACCAGGTGACAACAAACTGACGCAGCCAGGGGGAGTGGACGGCTCCATTATGGCTGTCAAGATCGGCTCTGGCTTGATTATGGGAGTCGGGTTGCTGTTCTCGGCGTTGGTCGGCATCGGAATTTCGATGAACCCAGCTAAGTCCGCGCAAGTCCGGGAAGCTATCGACAGGGCGATCAGGGAATTCCAGTCCCGCATCGCGGCGATGTCCCACTAA
- a CDS encoding DNA-formamidopyrimidine glycosylase family protein, with amino-acid sequence MPEGDSVYQLSKRLQFMVGREVVDTSLRTPSTALETFTGLTVDAVWPYGKHLFMQFGERKILHTHLKMEGTWSIHRRGDKWRKPGHKARVVLTLADPVGPIEVVGFELGLVDVFPANMYVDRMGYLGPDILYPDWEEYGRDEALRRILQHPERPIGTALLDQKNVAGIGNEYRAEVCFLAGVHPATPVSQVDVGQFLDISRRIMWANRNSPIRVTTGVKRAGENGYVFGRNNKPCRRCGTLITKASLGGTEFDELERIIWWCPTCQPSKSSHLEG; translated from the coding sequence ATGCCCGAAGGTGATTCCGTCTATCAGCTCTCTAAGCGTCTGCAGTTTATGGTCGGGCGCGAGGTCGTCGATACGAGCCTGCGCACCCCGAGCACCGCGCTGGAGACCTTCACCGGCCTGACCGTCGACGCCGTGTGGCCCTACGGCAAGCACCTGTTCATGCAGTTCGGGGAGCGGAAAATCCTGCACACGCACCTGAAGATGGAGGGCACCTGGTCTATCCATCGGCGTGGCGACAAGTGGCGCAAACCCGGACACAAAGCGCGGGTCGTCCTCACCCTCGCAGACCCGGTCGGTCCCATCGAAGTCGTTGGGTTTGAGCTGGGGCTTGTCGACGTCTTCCCGGCGAACATGTACGTCGACCGCATGGGCTACCTCGGTCCCGATATTCTCTACCCAGATTGGGAGGAATACGGCCGTGACGAGGCCCTACGTCGGATTCTCCAGCACCCCGAACGGCCGATCGGCACGGCACTGCTCGATCAGAAGAATGTCGCTGGCATCGGAAATGAGTATCGGGCCGAGGTGTGTTTCCTCGCGGGCGTGCATCCGGCGACCCCGGTCAGTCAGGTGGATGTGGGGCAGTTCCTTGATATCTCGCGACGCATCATGTGGGCGAATCGAAATTCGCCGATCCGCGTCACCACTGGGGTAAAACGGGCAGGGGAGAATGGCTACGTGTTCGGCCGAAACAACAAACCCTGCCGACGGTGCGGCACGCTCATCACGAAGGCGAGCCTAGGGGGCACTGAGTTCGACGAGCTCGAGCGGATTATCTGGTGGTGTCCGACGTGCCAGCCGTCGAAAAGCTCGCACCTGGAGGGCTAA
- a CDS encoding YccF domain-containing protein, translated as MKTLLNIVWFLFGGFWLALSYYLAGIVACLFIVTIPAGVASFRIANYMLWPFGRTVVAPTGGGTTMGAIANVIWFLVAGVWLAINHVITACALAVTIVGIPFAWANIKLIPITCFPFGKQIVSGDRIPFGYEPMIKM; from the coding sequence ATGAAAACTCTCCTCAATATTGTGTGGTTCCTTTTCGGCGGGTTCTGGCTCGCACTGTCCTACTATCTGGCTGGGATCGTCGCGTGTTTGTTCATCGTGACCATCCCAGCCGGCGTGGCAAGCTTCCGCATCGCAAACTACATGCTGTGGCCGTTTGGCCGGACGGTAGTGGCACCTACCGGCGGTGGCACGACGATGGGAGCGATCGCTAACGTCATCTGGTTCCTGGTCGCCGGAGTGTGGCTAGCGATCAACCATGTGATTACCGCTTGCGCCCTGGCTGTCACCATCGTCGGCATTCCGTTTGCCTGGGCCAACATCAAGTTGATCCCGATCACCTGCTTCCCATTTGGCAAGCAGATCGTCTCCGGCGACCGCATCCCATTCGGCTACGAACCGATGATCAAGATGTAG
- a CDS encoding chorismate mutase, with translation MSSPDFEIRMPSGTDDPLSDAEIQQYREEINRLDGIILDAVKRRAAVSKAVGRTRMGSGGTRLVHTREVAIINRFRDEIGEEGPALAAILLRMGRGKLG, from the coding sequence ATGTCCAGTCCTGATTTCGAAATCCGCATGCCGTCGGGTACCGACGATCCGCTATCCGATGCCGAAATCCAGCAATATCGCGAGGAAATCAACCGTCTCGATGGCATCATCCTCGATGCAGTAAAGCGGCGCGCGGCCGTCTCCAAAGCAGTCGGCCGCACCCGCATGGGTTCTGGTGGGACCCGGCTGGTCCATACCCGCGAAGTAGCGATTATCAACCGGTTCCGCGACGAGATCGGCGAAGAAGGGCCCGCTCTCGCAGCCATTTTGTTGCGGATGGGACGCGGCAAACTGGGCTGA
- a CDS encoding M23 family metallopeptidase produces the protein MQKHAPRNGVGRHRKQSVSPTTKGRVALVAVATGAVSTAGAGGVAVAEAQHAEVKQEPNIDLAANTGAALSSEAPQILAIAEFKPMANLTDQVTKAVQYNNERVAADNAARAPQTAKPAEGTFTSGFGPRWGSFHSGIDIANAVGTPILAVMDGTVIDSGPASGYGNWIRIKHEDGSISVYGHMETLDVAVGQHVTAGQKIAGMGNRGFSTGSHLHFEIHPSGQGAVDPVPWLAARGIHV, from the coding sequence ATGCAAAAGCATGCACCGCGGAACGGCGTAGGACGCCACCGCAAGCAGAGCGTATCGCCGACGACCAAAGGACGCGTCGCCCTCGTCGCAGTCGCAACTGGTGCGGTTTCCACCGCAGGTGCTGGTGGAGTAGCTGTAGCTGAAGCTCAACACGCTGAAGTTAAGCAAGAGCCAAACATCGATTTGGCAGCTAACACCGGTGCAGCACTATCCAGTGAAGCACCACAGATCTTGGCCATCGCCGAGTTCAAACCAATGGCTAATCTGACTGACCAGGTCACCAAAGCCGTGCAATACAACAATGAACGCGTCGCAGCTGACAACGCTGCCCGCGCTCCTCAGACCGCAAAGCCAGCCGAAGGCACGTTCACCTCCGGTTTCGGCCCACGCTGGGGTTCCTTCCACTCCGGAATTGACATCGCCAACGCTGTTGGCACCCCAATCCTCGCCGTAATGGATGGCACCGTCATCGACTCCGGCCCTGCTTCCGGCTACGGCAACTGGATCCGCATCAAGCACGAAGACGGCTCCATATCGGTCTACGGCCACATGGAAACCCTTGACGTTGCTGTTGGTCAGCACGTCACCGCTGGCCAGAAGATCGCCGGCATGGGCAACCGTGGTTTCTCCACCGGATCTCACCTGCACTTCGAAATCCACCCCTCTGGCCAGGGCGCTGTAGACCCTGTGCCATGGCTCGCAGCTCGTGGCATCCACGTCTAA
- the pgi gene encoding glucose-6-phosphate isomerase — MSFDVTSTAEWAALQAHKASIDATTLRELFATNPKRAQELTFDAAGLRVDLSKNLVDAEAVDKLIALAEAAQLQSRIEEMFNGVHINNTEDRAVLHTALRKPVEEDFQVDGQDVAADVHEVLGRMRDFAHALRSGEWLGHTGHTIKTVVNIGIGGSDLGPAMAVKALRHYAVAGINAKFVSNVDPADMVATLDELDPHSTLFVIASKTFTTQETLANAHAAKRWLLEQFDGDESAIAKHFVAVSTNAEKVAEFGIDTNNMFGFWDWVGGRYSVDSAIGLSLMAVIGPMDFMRFLGGFHAMDEHFRTTPFAHNVPVLMGLLGVWYTDFFGADTHAVLPYSEDLSRFPAYLQQLTMESNGKSVRHDGSAVTAPTGEIYWGEPGTNGQHAFFQLMHQGTRLIPADFIGFARPKQDLVTADGTGSMHDLLMSNFFAQTKVLAFGKNAEEIAAEGVPAELVNHKVMPGNRPTTTILAEELTPAILGALIALYEHITFVQGVLWDINSFDQWGVELGKKQAGDLLPAVTGAQTVDSGDTSTDALIEWYRAKR, encoded by the coding sequence ATGTCTTTCGACGTCACTTCGACCGCTGAATGGGCCGCGCTGCAGGCACACAAGGCCAGCATCGACGCCACCACGCTCCGCGAGCTCTTCGCCACCAACCCGAAGCGTGCCCAAGAGCTCACGTTTGATGCGGCAGGTCTGCGGGTGGATCTCTCCAAGAACCTCGTTGACGCCGAGGCTGTCGACAAGCTCATCGCCCTCGCGGAAGCTGCACAGCTGCAGTCGCGCATCGAGGAGATGTTCAACGGCGTCCACATCAACAACACCGAAGATCGGGCGGTACTCCACACCGCACTGCGCAAGCCAGTTGAGGAAGACTTCCAGGTGGATGGCCAAGATGTCGCCGCGGATGTCCACGAGGTACTCGGACGCATGCGGGACTTCGCGCACGCCTTGCGTTCCGGCGAGTGGCTCGGCCACACCGGCCACACCATCAAGACCGTCGTCAACATTGGCATCGGTGGCTCCGACCTCGGCCCAGCCATGGCCGTCAAGGCACTGCGCCACTACGCAGTTGCCGGGATCAATGCGAAGTTCGTCTCCAATGTTGACCCCGCGGATATGGTGGCTACCCTCGATGAGCTGGACCCACACTCCACCCTGTTCGTCATCGCGTCCAAGACGTTTACCACCCAAGAAACGCTGGCCAACGCACACGCCGCCAAGCGCTGGTTGCTCGAGCAATTCGACGGCGACGAGTCCGCTATTGCCAAGCACTTCGTCGCGGTGTCGACCAACGCGGAAAAAGTAGCCGAGTTCGGTATTGATACCAACAACATGTTTGGGTTCTGGGACTGGGTAGGCGGCCGCTACTCCGTGGATTCCGCCATTGGCCTGTCCCTCATGGCCGTCATCGGCCCAATGGACTTCATGCGGTTCCTCGGCGGCTTCCACGCCATGGACGAACACTTCCGCACCACCCCATTCGCCCACAACGTTCCTGTCCTCATGGGGTTGCTCGGCGTCTGGTACACCGACTTCTTCGGCGCCGACACCCACGCGGTGCTGCCCTACTCTGAGGACCTTTCCCGCTTCCCGGCCTACCTGCAGCAGCTCACGATGGAGTCCAATGGCAAGTCCGTGCGTCACGACGGCAGCGCCGTCACTGCACCGACTGGCGAAATCTACTGGGGCGAACCAGGCACTAACGGCCAGCACGCCTTCTTCCAACTCATGCACCAAGGCACCCGCCTGATCCCGGCTGACTTCATCGGATTCGCGCGCCCGAAGCAGGACCTCGTCACCGCCGACGGCACCGGTTCCATGCATGATCTGCTCATGTCCAACTTCTTCGCGCAGACTAAGGTCCTCGCTTTTGGCAAGAACGCCGAGGAGATCGCTGCCGAAGGTGTTCCGGCCGAGCTGGTCAACCACAAGGTCATGCCAGGCAACCGCCCAACCACCACCATTCTGGCGGAGGAGCTCACTCCAGCCATTTTGGGCGCCTTGATCGCACTCTACGAGCACATCACCTTCGTGCAAGGCGTGCTGTGGGACATCAACTCCTTCGACCAGTGGGGCGTGGAGCTCGGTAAGAAGCAGGCCGGGGACCTGCTCCCGGCAGTTACCGGCGCCCAAACCGTCGACTCAGGCGATACCTCCACCGACGCGCTGATCGAGTGGTACCGCGCGAAGCGTTAG
- a CDS encoding DedA family protein has protein sequence MQKLIDWVVSLMGALGAPGVGIAIFLENIFPPIPSELILPLAGFTVGQGGMNFIAALVWATVGSILGALLLYWVGAKFGAQRLRQIADWMWLTEPEDVDNSLDWFQQHGQWSVFFARLIPGVRSLISIPAGIDRMSLPKFTMLTAAGSLLWNAVLIGLGMWLGERYHVVSDVIDKYSTVIYAIIAAAISYVVYRMWRRKERRKARRRRKTTS, from the coding sequence ATGCAGAAACTCATTGACTGGGTCGTATCACTCATGGGCGCGCTGGGCGCGCCTGGAGTGGGAATTGCGATCTTCCTCGAGAACATTTTTCCACCCATCCCGTCCGAATTGATACTTCCACTAGCGGGATTCACCGTCGGACAGGGCGGGATGAACTTTATCGCTGCCCTTGTCTGGGCAACGGTGGGCTCTATTCTTGGCGCCCTGCTGCTCTACTGGGTGGGTGCGAAGTTTGGAGCACAGCGGCTTCGCCAGATCGCGGACTGGATGTGGCTCACGGAACCGGAAGATGTAGACAACTCGCTGGATTGGTTTCAACAACACGGGCAGTGGTCCGTCTTCTTCGCACGTCTCATTCCCGGTGTTCGATCATTGATCAGCATTCCAGCTGGTATCGACCGCATGAGCCTACCGAAGTTCACCATGTTAACCGCAGCAGGCTCTCTGCTCTGGAATGCAGTGCTCATCGGACTGGGAATGTGGCTTGGCGAACGTTACCATGTGGTTTCCGACGTTATCGACAAGTATTCAACGGTGATATACGCAATTATCGCTGCGGCTATCTCCTATGTGGTCTACCGGATGTGGCGCCGAAAGGAACGTCGAAAAGCCCGGCGCAGAAGGAAAACTACATCTTGA
- a CDS encoding DoxX family protein has protein sequence MNTITSEPQWPTLLMAAILLGDIAMSIKPLRFIRQCLSGVNFPENWWWALILIKSVAVLGLLIGLHIPGFGIAAMCGIIAYFCAATIAHIRAGYLKQSFWINCLGMLSLSIAVLLLTILT, from the coding sequence ATGAACACAATCACTTCAGAACCTCAATGGCCAACACTTCTCATGGCAGCTATTTTGCTTGGCGACATTGCAATGTCAATCAAACCGCTCCGGTTTATTAGGCAGTGTTTGTCTGGAGTGAACTTCCCCGAAAACTGGTGGTGGGCACTTATCCTGATAAAATCCGTAGCCGTTTTAGGATTGCTCATCGGATTACACATTCCAGGTTTTGGAATTGCTGCAATGTGTGGAATCATCGCTTACTTTTGCGCGGCAACCATTGCCCACATTCGAGCAGGATATCTTAAGCAGTCCTTCTGGATTAACTGCCTCGGCATGCTGTCACTCTCAATTGCAGTACTTTTGCTTACGATACTAACTTAG
- a CDS encoding TetR/AcrR family transcriptional regulator — protein MLIEHVHSTGRAQQKEQTSEKILSTAFQLFNSQGFETTTIREIASQAGVSVGRVMKLGDKNSILIQVIHKQIEVIHDEIRASSTELIEVLKPFLLLFGKNPSLSQAYACALISQDRNANDLNRIKALLIDEITARLSDNLTLDQKSEFASLFYHGYLGILLGWITGLHDIDELERQSSSLINTLEKAFLPK, from the coding sequence ATGCTCATTGAACATGTTCACTCGACAGGGCGAGCCCAACAAAAAGAACAAACATCCGAAAAAATTCTCAGCACAGCGTTTCAACTCTTCAATTCACAAGGATTTGAAACAACTACAATTCGCGAAATAGCTAGTCAGGCCGGCGTCAGCGTCGGTCGAGTCATGAAACTTGGCGACAAAAATTCGATCCTGATTCAGGTTATCCATAAACAAATTGAAGTGATTCACGACGAAATACGCGCTAGCTCAACCGAATTAATTGAAGTATTGAAGCCGTTCTTACTTCTTTTCGGAAAAAATCCATCGCTGTCTCAAGCGTATGCTTGCGCATTGATTTCTCAAGATCGGAACGCAAACGACTTGAATCGCATCAAAGCGCTTTTAATTGACGAAATCACTGCACGCCTAAGCGACAACCTCACCCTAGATCAAAAATCCGAATTCGCTTCCCTGTTCTACCATGGCTACCTCGGAATTCTCCTCGGCTGGATCACCGGATTACATGACATTGACGAGCTCGAGCGCCAGTCAAGCTCTTTGATTAATACCCTCGAAAAGGCATTTTTACCCAAATGA